The Macaca fascicularis isolate 582-1 chromosome 11, T2T-MFA8v1.1 genome includes a region encoding these proteins:
- the MAP3K12 gene encoding mitogen-activated protein kinase kinase kinase 12 isoform X2: MACLHETRTPSPSFGGFVSTLSEASMRKLDPDTSDCTPEKDLTPTHVLQLHEQDAGGPGGAAGSPESRASRVRADEVRLQCQSGSGFLEGLFGCLRPVWTMIGKAYSTEHKQQQEDLWEVPFEEILDLQWVGSGAQGAVFLGRFHGEEVAVKKVRDLKETDIKHLRKLKHPNIITFKGVCTQAPCYCILMEFCAQGQLYEVLRAGRPVTPSLLVDWSMGIAGGMNYLHLHKIIHRDLKSPNMLITYDDVVKISDFGTSKELSDKSTKMSFAGTVAWMAPEVIRNEPVSEKVDIWSFGVVLWELLTGEIPYKDVDSSAIIWGVGSNSLHLPVPSSCPDGFKILLRQCWNSKPRNRPSFRQILLHLDIASADVLSTPQETYFKSQAEWREEVKLHFEKIKSEGTCLHRLEEELVMRRREELRHALDIREHYERKLERANNLYMELNALMLQLELKERELLRREQALERRCPGLLKTHPSRGLLHGNTMEKLIKKRNVPQKLSPHSKRPDILKTESLLPKLDAALSGVGLPGCPKGPPSPGRSRRGKTRHRKASAKGSCGDLPGLRTAVPPNEPGGPGSLGGGPSAWEACPPALRGLHHDLLLRKMSSSSPDLLSAALGSRGRGATSGAGDPGSPPPARGDTPPSEGSAPGSTSPDSPGGAKGEPPPPVGPGEGVGLLGTGREGTSGRGGSRAGSQHLTPAALLYRAAVTRSQKRGISSEEEEGEVDSEVELTSSQRWPQSLNMRQSLSTFSSENPSDGEEGTASEPSPSGTPEVGSTNTDERPDERSDDMCSQGSEIPLDPPPSEVIPSPEPSSLPIPHQELLRGKQGPPNSEDSDCDSTELDNSSSVDALRPPASLPP, translated from the exons ATGGCTTGCCTCCATGAGACCCGAACACCCTCTCCTTCCTTTGGGGGCTTCGTGTCTACCCTAAGTGAGGCATCCATGCGCAAGCTGGACCCAGACACTTCTGACTGCACTCCCGAGAAGGACCTGACGCCTACCCA TGTCCTGCAGCTACATGAGCAGGATGCAGGGGGCCCAGGGGGCGCAGCTGGGTCACCTGAGAGTCGGGCATCCAGAGTTCGAGCTGATGAGGTGCGACTGCAGTGCCAGAGTGGCAGTGGCTTCCTTGAGGGCCTCTTTGGCTGCCTGCGCCCTGTCTGGACCATGATTGGCAAAGCCTACTCCACTGAGCACAAGCAGCAGCAGGAAG ACCTTTGGGAGGTCCCCTTTGAGGAAATCCTGGACCTGCAGTGGGTGGGCTCAGGGGCCCAGGGTGCTGTCTTCCTGGGGCGCTTCCACGGGGAGGAGGTGGCTGTGAAGAAGGTGCGAGACCTCAAAGAAACCGACATCAAGCACTTGCGAAAGCTGAAGCACCCCAACATCATCACCTTCAA GGGTGTGTGTACCCAGGCTCCCTGCTACTGCATCCTCATGGAGTTCTGCGCCCAGGGCCAGCTATATGAGGTACTGCGGGCCGGCCGCCCTGTCACCCCCTCCTTACTGGTTGACTGGTCCATGGGCATCGCCGGTGGCATGAACTACCTGCACCTACACAAGATTATCCACAGGGATCTCAAGTCACCCAA CATGCTAATCACCTACGACGATGTGGTGAAGATCTCAGATTTTGGCACTTCCAAGGAGCTGAGTGACAAGAGCACCaagatgtcctttgcagggacagtAGCCTGGATGGCCCCTGAGGTGATCCGCAATGAGCCTGTGTCTGAGAAGGTCGACATCTG GTCCTTCGGTGTGGTGCTGTGGGAACTGCTGACTGGTGAGATCCCCTACAAAGACGTAGATTCCTCAGCCATCATCTGGGGTGTGGGAAGCAACAGTCTCCATCTGCCCGTGCCCTCCAGTTGCCCAGATGGTTTCAAGATCCTACTTCGCCAGTGCTG GAATAGCAAACCGCGAAATCGCCCATCATTCCGACAGATTCTGCTGCATCTGGACATTGCCTCAGCTGATGTACTCTCCACACCCCAGGAGACTTACTTTAAGTCCCAG GCAGAGTGGCgggaagaagtaaaactgcactttgaaaagataaagtcaGAAGGGACCTGTCTGCACCGCCTAGAAGAGGAACTGGTgatgagaaggagggaggagctCAG ACATGCCCTGGACATCAGGGAGCACTATGAAAGGAAGCTGGAGAGAGCCAACAACCTGTATATGGAACTTAATGCCCTCATGTTGCAGCTGGAACTCAAGGAGAGGGAGCTGCTCAG GCGAGAGCAAGCTTTAGAGCGGAGGTGCCCAGGCCTGCTGAAGACACACCCTTCCCGGGGCCTCCTGCATGGAAACACAATGGAGAAGCTTATCAAGAAGAGGAATGTGCCACAGAAGCTGTCACCCCATAGCAAAAG aCCAGATATCCTCAAGACAGAGTCTTTGCTACCTAAACTAGATGCAGCCCTAAGTGGGGTTGGGCTTCCTGGGTGTCCTAAGGGTCCCCCCTCACCAGGACGGAGTCGCCGTGGCAAGACCCGTCACCGCAAGGCCAGCGCCAAGGGGAGCTGTGGGGACCTGCCTGGGCTTCGTACAGCTGTGCCACCCAATGAACCTGGAGGACCAGGAAGCCTAGGAGGGGGACCCTCAGCCTGGGAGgcctgccctcctgccctccGTGGGCTTCATCATGACCTCCTGCTCCGCAAAATGTCTTCTTCATCCCCAGACCTGCTGTCAGCAGCACTAGGGTCCCGGGGCCGGGGGGCCACAAGCGGAGCTGGGGATCCTGGCTCACCACCTCCGGCCCGGGGTGACACCCCACCAAGTGAGGGATCAGCCCCTGGCTCCACCAGCCCAGATTCACCTGGGGGAGCCAAAGGGGAGCCACCTCCTCCAGTAGGGCCTGGTGAAGGTGTGGGGCTTCTGGGAACTGGAAGGGAAGGGACCTCGGGCCGGGGAGGAAGCCGGGCTGGGTCCCAGCACTTGACCCCAGCTGCACTGCTGTACAGGGCTGCCGTCACCCGAAGTCAG AAACGTGGCATCTCatcagaagaggaggaaggagaggtggaCAGTGAAGTAGAGCTGACATCAAGCCAGAG GTGGCCTCAGAGTCTGAACATGCGCCAGTCACTATCTACCTTCAGCTCAGAGAATCCATCAGATGGGGAGGAAGGCACAGCTAGTGAACCTTCCCCCAGTGGCACACCTGAAGTCGGCAGCACCAACACTGATGAGCGGCCAGATGAGCGGTCTGATGACATGTGTTCCCAGGGCTCAGAAATCCCACTGGACCCACCTCCTTCAGAGGTCATCCCCAGCCCAGAACCCAGCTCCCTGCCCATTCCACACCAGGAACTTCTCAGAGGAAAGCAG GGCCCTCCCAATTCTGAGGACTCAGACTGTGACAGCACTGAATTGGACAACTCCAGCAGCGTTGATGCCTTGCGGCCCCCAGCTTCCCTCCCTCCATGA
- the MAP3K12 gene encoding mitogen-activated protein kinase kinase kinase 12 isoform X1: MACLHETRTPSPSFGGFVSTLSEASMRKLDPDTSDCTPEKDLTPTQCVLRDVVPLGGQGGGGPSPSPGGEPPPEPFANSVLQLHEQDAGGPGGAAGSPESRASRVRADEVRLQCQSGSGFLEGLFGCLRPVWTMIGKAYSTEHKQQQEDLWEVPFEEILDLQWVGSGAQGAVFLGRFHGEEVAVKKVRDLKETDIKHLRKLKHPNIITFKGVCTQAPCYCILMEFCAQGQLYEVLRAGRPVTPSLLVDWSMGIAGGMNYLHLHKIIHRDLKSPNMLITYDDVVKISDFGTSKELSDKSTKMSFAGTVAWMAPEVIRNEPVSEKVDIWSFGVVLWELLTGEIPYKDVDSSAIIWGVGSNSLHLPVPSSCPDGFKILLRQCWNSKPRNRPSFRQILLHLDIASADVLSTPQETYFKSQAEWREEVKLHFEKIKSEGTCLHRLEEELVMRRREELRHALDIREHYERKLERANNLYMELNALMLQLELKERELLRREQALERRCPGLLKTHPSRGLLHGNTMEKLIKKRNVPQKLSPHSKRPDILKTESLLPKLDAALSGVGLPGCPKGPPSPGRSRRGKTRHRKASAKGSCGDLPGLRTAVPPNEPGGPGSLGGGPSAWEACPPALRGLHHDLLLRKMSSSSPDLLSAALGSRGRGATSGAGDPGSPPPARGDTPPSEGSAPGSTSPDSPGGAKGEPPPPVGPGEGVGLLGTGREGTSGRGGSRAGSQHLTPAALLYRAAVTRSQKRGISSEEEEGEVDSEVELTSSQRWPQSLNMRQSLSTFSSENPSDGEEGTASEPSPSGTPEVGSTNTDERPDERSDDMCSQGSEIPLDPPPSEVIPSPEPSSLPIPHQELLRGKQGPPNSEDSDCDSTELDNSSSVDALRPPASLPP, encoded by the exons ATGGCTTGCCTCCATGAGACCCGAACACCCTCTCCTTCCTTTGGGGGCTTCGTGTCTACCCTAAGTGAGGCATCCATGCGCAAGCTGGACCCAGACACTTCTGACTGCACTCCCGAGAAGGACCTGACGCCTACCCAGTGTGTACTTCGAGATGTGGTACCCCTTggtgggcagggtgggggagggcccagcccctccccaggtgGAGAGCCGCCCCCTGAGCCTTTTGCCAACAGTGTCCTGCAGCTACATGAGCAGGATGCAGGGGGCCCAGGGGGCGCAGCTGGGTCACCTGAGAGTCGGGCATCCAGAGTTCGAGCTGATGAGGTGCGACTGCAGTGCCAGAGTGGCAGTGGCTTCCTTGAGGGCCTCTTTGGCTGCCTGCGCCCTGTCTGGACCATGATTGGCAAAGCCTACTCCACTGAGCACAAGCAGCAGCAGGAAG ACCTTTGGGAGGTCCCCTTTGAGGAAATCCTGGACCTGCAGTGGGTGGGCTCAGGGGCCCAGGGTGCTGTCTTCCTGGGGCGCTTCCACGGGGAGGAGGTGGCTGTGAAGAAGGTGCGAGACCTCAAAGAAACCGACATCAAGCACTTGCGAAAGCTGAAGCACCCCAACATCATCACCTTCAA GGGTGTGTGTACCCAGGCTCCCTGCTACTGCATCCTCATGGAGTTCTGCGCCCAGGGCCAGCTATATGAGGTACTGCGGGCCGGCCGCCCTGTCACCCCCTCCTTACTGGTTGACTGGTCCATGGGCATCGCCGGTGGCATGAACTACCTGCACCTACACAAGATTATCCACAGGGATCTCAAGTCACCCAA CATGCTAATCACCTACGACGATGTGGTGAAGATCTCAGATTTTGGCACTTCCAAGGAGCTGAGTGACAAGAGCACCaagatgtcctttgcagggacagtAGCCTGGATGGCCCCTGAGGTGATCCGCAATGAGCCTGTGTCTGAGAAGGTCGACATCTG GTCCTTCGGTGTGGTGCTGTGGGAACTGCTGACTGGTGAGATCCCCTACAAAGACGTAGATTCCTCAGCCATCATCTGGGGTGTGGGAAGCAACAGTCTCCATCTGCCCGTGCCCTCCAGTTGCCCAGATGGTTTCAAGATCCTACTTCGCCAGTGCTG GAATAGCAAACCGCGAAATCGCCCATCATTCCGACAGATTCTGCTGCATCTGGACATTGCCTCAGCTGATGTACTCTCCACACCCCAGGAGACTTACTTTAAGTCCCAG GCAGAGTGGCgggaagaagtaaaactgcactttgaaaagataaagtcaGAAGGGACCTGTCTGCACCGCCTAGAAGAGGAACTGGTgatgagaaggagggaggagctCAG ACATGCCCTGGACATCAGGGAGCACTATGAAAGGAAGCTGGAGAGAGCCAACAACCTGTATATGGAACTTAATGCCCTCATGTTGCAGCTGGAACTCAAGGAGAGGGAGCTGCTCAG GCGAGAGCAAGCTTTAGAGCGGAGGTGCCCAGGCCTGCTGAAGACACACCCTTCCCGGGGCCTCCTGCATGGAAACACAATGGAGAAGCTTATCAAGAAGAGGAATGTGCCACAGAAGCTGTCACCCCATAGCAAAAG aCCAGATATCCTCAAGACAGAGTCTTTGCTACCTAAACTAGATGCAGCCCTAAGTGGGGTTGGGCTTCCTGGGTGTCCTAAGGGTCCCCCCTCACCAGGACGGAGTCGCCGTGGCAAGACCCGTCACCGCAAGGCCAGCGCCAAGGGGAGCTGTGGGGACCTGCCTGGGCTTCGTACAGCTGTGCCACCCAATGAACCTGGAGGACCAGGAAGCCTAGGAGGGGGACCCTCAGCCTGGGAGgcctgccctcctgccctccGTGGGCTTCATCATGACCTCCTGCTCCGCAAAATGTCTTCTTCATCCCCAGACCTGCTGTCAGCAGCACTAGGGTCCCGGGGCCGGGGGGCCACAAGCGGAGCTGGGGATCCTGGCTCACCACCTCCGGCCCGGGGTGACACCCCACCAAGTGAGGGATCAGCCCCTGGCTCCACCAGCCCAGATTCACCTGGGGGAGCCAAAGGGGAGCCACCTCCTCCAGTAGGGCCTGGTGAAGGTGTGGGGCTTCTGGGAACTGGAAGGGAAGGGACCTCGGGCCGGGGAGGAAGCCGGGCTGGGTCCCAGCACTTGACCCCAGCTGCACTGCTGTACAGGGCTGCCGTCACCCGAAGTCAG AAACGTGGCATCTCatcagaagaggaggaaggagaggtggaCAGTGAAGTAGAGCTGACATCAAGCCAGAG GTGGCCTCAGAGTCTGAACATGCGCCAGTCACTATCTACCTTCAGCTCAGAGAATCCATCAGATGGGGAGGAAGGCACAGCTAGTGAACCTTCCCCCAGTGGCACACCTGAAGTCGGCAGCACCAACACTGATGAGCGGCCAGATGAGCGGTCTGATGACATGTGTTCCCAGGGCTCAGAAATCCCACTGGACCCACCTCCTTCAGAGGTCATCCCCAGCCCAGAACCCAGCTCCCTGCCCATTCCACACCAGGAACTTCTCAGAGGAAAGCAG GGCCCTCCCAATTCTGAGGACTCAGACTGTGACAGCACTGAATTGGACAACTCCAGCAGCGTTGATGCCTTGCGGCCCCCAGCTTCCCTCCCTCCATGA